Proteins encoded by one window of Azospirillum thiophilum:
- a CDS encoding carbohydrate ABC transporter permease produces the protein MSKAAVLAPGSLAAPANIRRSSARVSGRTVVLVCYIVFLMLPIYWMVNMSFKTNEEILSGLTLYPHTPTLRNYIVIFTDPSWYSGYINSIYYVTLNTIISLSAALPAAYAFSRYRFIGDKHVFFWLLTNKMAPPAVFLLPFFQLYQTVGLFDTHIAVALAHCLFNVPLAVWILEGFMSGVPREIDEMAYIDGYSFPRFFTTVFMPMIRAGIGVTAFFCFMFSWVELLLARTLTSVDAKPIAATMTRTVSASGMDWGLLAAAGVLTILPGALVIWFVRNYIAKGFALGRV, from the coding sequence ATGAGCAAGGCCGCGGTTCTCGCTCCCGGTTCGCTGGCGGCGCCGGCCAACATCCGCCGCTCCTCGGCGCGGGTGTCGGGCAGGACGGTGGTCCTGGTCTGCTACATCGTCTTCCTCATGCTGCCCATCTACTGGATGGTCAACATGTCCTTCAAGACGAACGAGGAAATCCTGTCGGGGCTGACGCTGTACCCGCATACGCCGACGCTGCGGAACTACATCGTCATCTTCACCGATCCCAGCTGGTACAGCGGCTACATCAACTCGATCTATTATGTGACGCTGAACACCATCATCTCGCTGTCGGCGGCGCTGCCGGCGGCCTATGCCTTCTCGCGCTACCGCTTCATCGGCGACAAGCATGTGTTCTTCTGGCTGCTGACCAACAAGATGGCGCCGCCGGCCGTGTTCCTGCTGCCCTTCTTCCAGCTCTACCAGACGGTCGGGCTGTTCGACACCCACATCGCGGTGGCGCTGGCCCACTGCCTGTTCAACGTGCCGCTGGCGGTCTGGATCCTGGAAGGCTTCATGTCGGGCGTGCCGCGCGAGATCGACGAGATGGCCTACATCGACGGCTACAGCTTCCCGCGCTTCTTCACCACCGTCTTCATGCCGATGATCCGCGCCGGCATCGGCGTCACCGCCTTCTTCTGCTTCATGTTCAGCTGGGTCGAGCTGCTGCTGGCCCGCACGCTGACCTCCGTCGACGCCAAGCCGATCGCCGCCACCATGACCCGCACCGTCAGCGCGTCGGGCATGGATTGGGGCCTGCTGGCCGCCGCCGGGGTGCTGACCATCCTGCCGGGCGCGCTCGTGATCTGGTTCGTCCGCAACTACATCGCCAAGGGTTTCGCGCTCGGTCGCGTCTGA
- the glpD gene encoding glycerol-3-phosphate dehydrogenase, whose translation MANASPAGTDARTGADGPMLADLLVVGGGVNGAGIARDAVGRGMSVVLCEQGDLAGATSSASTKLIHGGLRYLEYYEFRLVREALQEREVLLRAAPHIIWPMRFVLPHDSSMRPAWMVRIGLFLYDHLGKRKLLPGSHGVDLTSSPAGRPLSGGFTRAFEYSDCWVEDSRLVVLNAMDAKERGAEILTRTRCESAVRRDGLWEATLVDCESGARRTVLARALVNAAGPWVREMIAKRTGVTVDKSVRLVKGSHIVVPRMFDGDHAYIFQNDDRRIVFAIPYERDFTLIGTTDLDYAGDPGAVAISGEEIAYLCRAVSRYFAKPVRESDVVWTYSGVRPLFDDASGNASAVTRDYVLEMDEPAGEAPMLSIFGGKITTFRRLAEEATEKLGRALGKGGATWTADSPLPGGDIADADFAAFLARLKRGRPWLPDALALRLARAYGTRVERLLGDARGLDGLGTDFGGGVYEAELDYAAREEFAMTGDDFLWRRSKLGLHLDATVRDAIADWFDRRRDGTTNRGATNQGAGDDPAGLKLEKGRSMGGLR comes from the coding sequence ATGGCAAACGCAAGCCCGGCAGGAACGGACGCCCGGACGGGTGCGGACGGTCCGATGCTGGCCGACCTCCTGGTCGTCGGCGGCGGCGTGAACGGCGCCGGGATCGCCCGCGATGCGGTTGGCCGCGGCATGTCGGTGGTGCTGTGCGAACAAGGCGACCTTGCGGGTGCCACCTCGTCGGCCAGCACCAAGCTGATCCATGGCGGCCTGCGCTATCTCGAATATTACGAATTCCGGCTGGTGCGCGAGGCGCTGCAGGAACGCGAGGTCCTGTTGCGGGCCGCTCCGCACATCATCTGGCCGATGCGCTTCGTCCTGCCGCACGACAGCAGCATGCGCCCGGCCTGGATGGTGCGCATCGGGCTGTTCCTTTACGATCATCTTGGAAAACGCAAGCTGCTGCCGGGGTCGCACGGCGTCGACCTGACCAGCTCCCCGGCCGGCCGGCCGCTGTCGGGCGGCTTCACCAGGGCCTTCGAATATTCCGACTGCTGGGTCGAGGACAGCCGGCTGGTCGTGCTGAACGCGATGGATGCGAAGGAGCGCGGGGCGGAAATCCTGACCCGCACCCGCTGCGAGAGCGCCGTGCGCCGCGACGGGCTGTGGGAGGCGACGCTGGTCGACTGCGAAAGCGGGGCGCGGCGAACCGTGCTCGCCCGCGCGCTGGTGAACGCCGCCGGCCCCTGGGTGCGCGAAATGATCGCCAAGCGGACCGGCGTGACCGTCGACAAGTCGGTCCGGCTGGTGAAGGGCAGCCACATCGTCGTGCCGCGGATGTTCGACGGCGACCATGCCTACATCTTCCAGAACGACGACCGCCGCATCGTCTTCGCCATCCCCTACGAGCGCGATTTCACCCTGATCGGCACCACCGACCTCGATTATGCCGGCGACCCCGGCGCGGTGGCGATCAGCGGCGAGGAGATCGCCTATCTGTGCCGGGCGGTGTCGCGCTATTTCGCCAAGCCGGTGCGCGAGAGCGACGTGGTGTGGACCTACAGCGGCGTCCGCCCGCTGTTCGACGACGCCAGCGGCAACGCGTCGGCCGTCACCCGCGACTATGTGCTGGAGATGGACGAGCCGGCCGGCGAGGCGCCGATGCTGTCGATCTTCGGCGGCAAGATCACCACCTTCCGCCGGCTGGCCGAGGAGGCGACCGAGAAGCTGGGTCGGGCATTGGGCAAGGGTGGCGCCACCTGGACCGCCGACTCTCCGCTGCCCGGCGGCGACATCGCGGATGCGGACTTCGCCGCCTTCCTGGCGCGGTTGAAGCGCGGCCGGCCCTGGCTTCCCGATGCGCTGGCGCTGCGGCTGGCGCGGGCCTACGGCACGCGGGTCGAGCGGCTGCTCGGCGACGCCCGCGGACTGGACGGGCTCGGCACCGATTTCGGCGGCGGCGTGTACGAGGCCGAACTCGATTATGCGGCGCGGGAGGAATTCGCCATGACCGGCGACGATTTCCTGTGGCGGCGCTCCAAGCTGGGGCTGCACCTGGATGCGACCGTCCGGGACGCAATCGCCGACTGGTTCGACCGGCGGCGCGATGGAACGACCAACCGGGGGGCGACCAACCAGGGGGCCGGGGACGATCCCGCGGGCCTGAAGTTGGAAAAGGGCCGGTCGATGGGAGGACTGCGGTGA
- a CDS encoding ABC transporter ATP-binding protein — protein MATIQFDNLGHSYHPHPSRPEDYALRRLSQEWEDGKAYALLGPSGCGKSTLLNIISGLLVPSEGRVLFDGLDVTRCTPEERNIAQVFQFPVIYDTMTVYENLAFPLRNRKVPAADVDRRVRQVAEALDLTADLKKRAQRLTPDAKQKISMGRGLVRSDVAAILFDEPLTVIDPHTKWILRRKLRQIHEEYRLTMIYVTHDQVEALTFADKVAVMYEGAMVQLGTPQELFENPLHTFVGYFIGSPGINLMPCTLGGDHALVEGIAIPLGTGAMAAAGGMVGGRFELGIRPEFLELTRSGSAGAIPVQVTGVDDLGTSRLATLRMGSQTLKIRLNEEQEIPALDAAVRFPGRWTKLYRDSHLVN, from the coding sequence ATGGCGACCATCCAATTCGACAATCTCGGCCATTCCTACCACCCGCACCCGTCCAGGCCGGAGGATTACGCGCTGCGCCGCCTGTCGCAGGAGTGGGAGGACGGCAAGGCCTATGCGCTGCTGGGGCCGTCGGGCTGCGGCAAGTCCACGCTGCTGAACATCATCTCCGGCCTGCTGGTTCCCAGCGAGGGGCGGGTGCTGTTCGACGGGCTCGACGTCACCCGCTGCACGCCGGAAGAGCGCAACATCGCCCAGGTGTTCCAGTTTCCGGTCATCTACGACACCATGACGGTGTATGAGAATCTCGCCTTCCCGCTGCGCAACCGCAAGGTTCCGGCGGCGGACGTCGACCGCCGCGTCCGGCAGGTGGCCGAGGCGCTGGATCTGACCGCCGATCTGAAGAAGCGGGCCCAGCGGCTGACGCCGGACGCCAAGCAGAAGATCTCGATGGGGCGCGGGCTGGTGCGCTCGGATGTTGCGGCGATCCTGTTCGACGAGCCGCTGACCGTCATCGACCCGCACACCAAATGGATCCTGCGCCGCAAGCTGCGCCAGATCCACGAGGAATACCGCCTGACCATGATCTATGTGACCCACGACCAGGTGGAGGCGCTGACCTTCGCCGACAAGGTCGCGGTGATGTATGAGGGCGCCATGGTCCAGCTCGGCACCCCGCAGGAGCTGTTCGAGAATCCGCTGCACACCTTCGTCGGCTACTTCATCGGCAGTCCCGGCATCAACCTGATGCCCTGCACGCTGGGCGGCGACCATGCGCTGGTCGAGGGCATCGCCATCCCGCTGGGCACCGGGGCCATGGCGGCGGCAGGGGGCATGGTGGGGGGCAGGTTCGAGCTGGGCATCCGGCCGGAATTCCTGGAGCTGACCCGCAGCGGCAGCGCCGGGGCCATCCCGGTGCAGGTGACCGGCGTCGACGATCTCGGCACCTCCCGGCTAGCCACCCTGCGGATGGGCAGCCAGACGCTGAAGATCCGGCTGAACGAGGAGCAGGAAATCCCGGCGCTCGACGCTGCCGTCCGCTTCCCCGGCCGCTGGACCAAGCTCTACCGCGACAGCCATCTGGTCAATTGA
- a CDS encoding ABC transporter substrate-binding protein produces MLKNTSLHRPLRSRLTGAVMAGGIGVLLAMASAAPAAALTPEQEAVAKRIVEELQPSTLSKDEQMKELEWFVKAAEPFKGMEINVVSETLTTHEYESKTLAKLFSELTGIKLKHDLIQEGDVIEKLQTQMQSGRNVYDAYVNDSDLIGTHVRYGQAVALSDFMSGEGKDVTLPTLDVKDFIGTSFTTGPDGKLYQLPDQQFANLYWFRADWFARPDLKEKFKAKYGYDLGVPLDWSAYEDIAEFFTNDVKEIDGVRVYGHMDYGKKDPSLGWRFTDAWLSMAGAGDKGLPNGKPVDEWGIRVEGCRPAGASVARGGDTNGPAAVYSLVKYIDWLKKYAPPEAAGMTFSESGPVPAQGAVAQQIFWYTAFTADMTKPGLPVVNADGTPKWRMAPSPHGPYWEQGMKLGYQDVGSWTLLKSTPAERRKAAWLYAQFTVSKTASLKKTLVGLTPIRESDIKSEPMTAAAPKLGGLVEFYRSPARVAWSPTGTNVPDYPKLAPLWWQNIAEAVTGERTPQQAMDNLAEQMEQVLARMERANIGGDCAPKLNPKKDAKEWFAAPGAPKAKLDNEKPKGQTIAYDDLLKAWKEGRAQ; encoded by the coding sequence ATGCTCAAGAACACGTCTCTGCATCGCCCCTTGCGCAGCCGCCTGACCGGCGCCGTGATGGCCGGCGGCATCGGCGTCCTGCTGGCGATGGCCTCGGCTGCGCCAGCCGCGGCGCTGACCCCCGAACAGGAGGCCGTCGCCAAGCGCATCGTCGAGGAGCTCCAGCCCTCCACGCTGTCCAAGGACGAGCAGATGAAGGAGCTGGAATGGTTCGTGAAGGCGGCCGAGCCCTTCAAGGGCATGGAGATCAACGTCGTCTCCGAAACGCTGACCACGCACGAATATGAATCGAAGACTCTGGCCAAGCTGTTCAGCGAGCTGACCGGGATCAAGCTCAAGCACGACCTGATCCAGGAAGGCGACGTCATCGAGAAGCTGCAGACCCAGATGCAGTCTGGCCGCAACGTCTACGATGCCTATGTCAACGACAGCGACCTGATCGGCACCCATGTCCGCTATGGGCAGGCGGTCGCGCTGTCCGACTTCATGAGCGGCGAGGGCAAGGACGTCACCCTGCCGACGCTGGACGTCAAGGACTTCATCGGCACCAGCTTCACCACCGGCCCGGACGGCAAGCTCTACCAGCTGCCCGACCAGCAGTTCGCCAATCTCTACTGGTTCCGTGCCGACTGGTTCGCCCGCCCGGACCTGAAGGAGAAGTTCAAGGCCAAGTACGGCTATGATCTCGGCGTGCCGCTCGACTGGTCGGCCTATGAGGACATCGCCGAGTTCTTCACCAACGACGTGAAGGAGATCGACGGCGTCCGCGTCTACGGCCACATGGATTACGGCAAGAAGGACCCGTCGCTCGGCTGGCGCTTCACCGACGCGTGGCTGTCGATGGCCGGCGCCGGCGACAAGGGCCTGCCCAACGGCAAGCCGGTCGACGAATGGGGCATCCGCGTCGAGGGCTGCCGCCCGGCCGGCGCGTCCGTCGCGCGTGGCGGCGACACCAACGGCCCGGCGGCGGTCTATTCGCTGGTCAAGTACATCGACTGGCTGAAGAAATACGCCCCGCCGGAAGCCGCCGGCATGACCTTCTCCGAATCCGGCCCGGTGCCGGCGCAAGGTGCGGTCGCGCAGCAGATCTTCTGGTACACCGCCTTCACCGCCGACATGACCAAGCCCGGCCTGCCGGTGGTCAACGCCGACGGCACGCCGAAATGGCGCATGGCCCCTTCGCCGCACGGTCCCTATTGGGAACAGGGCATGAAGCTCGGCTACCAGGATGTCGGATCCTGGACCCTGCTGAAATCCACGCCGGCCGAGCGCCGCAAGGCGGCATGGCTCTACGCCCAGTTCACCGTGTCGAAGACCGCGTCGCTGAAGAAGACGCTGGTCGGCCTGACCCCGATCCGCGAAAGCGACATCAAGTCGGAGCCGATGACGGCGGCGGCGCCCAAGCTCGGCGGTCTGGTCGAGTTCTACCGCAGCCCGGCCCGCGTGGCGTGGTCGCCGACCGGCACCAACGTGCCGGACTATCCGAAGCTGGCGCCGCTGTGGTGGCAGAACATCGCCGAGGCCGTCACCGGCGAGCGCACCCCGCAGCAGGCGATGGACAACCTTGCCGAGCAGATGGAGCAGGTGCTGGCCCGCATGGAGCGCGCCAACATCGGCGGCGACTGCGCGCCCAAGCTGAACCCGAAGAAGGACGCCAAGGAATGGTTCGCCGCCCCCGGCGCCCCGAAGGCCAAGCTCGACAACGAGAAGCCCAAGGGCCAGACCATCGCCTATGACGACCTGCTGAAGGCCTGGAAGGAAGGCCGGGCGCAGTAA
- a CDS encoding ABC transporter ATP-binding protein, whose protein sequence is MTLTLEGVAKRVGADQHLHPLSLELQPGSFNVLLGRTLAGKTTLMRLMAGLDAPTAGRVLENGTDVTGKSVRHRDVAMVYQQFINYPAMTVYENIASPLRRQGKDRAEIDAKVRRTAAMLRIEPYLQRLPAELSGGQQQRCAIARALVKGAGLLLLDEPLVNLDYKLREELRAELREIFADGRTTVVYATTEPQEALVLGGAVTVLHEGRMLQSGPTGEVFHAPASLECAEVFSDPPMNVVDAILTNDRVALTDGTSLPLSAHDRNLPAGPCRVGIRANHLTVLRRSERLVPIKGRVALSEISGSETFIHLRHGGTTLIAREEGVHSHPIGSEIQVYADPDRIFVFSTAGKLVAAPNWRRSALRNIA, encoded by the coding sequence GTGACACTCACATTGGAAGGCGTGGCCAAGCGCGTCGGCGCGGACCAGCATCTCCACCCGCTGTCGCTGGAGTTGCAACCCGGCAGCTTCAACGTCCTGCTCGGCCGCACCCTGGCCGGCAAGACGACGCTGATGCGGCTGATGGCCGGGCTCGACGCGCCCACTGCCGGCCGCGTGCTGGAGAACGGCACGGACGTCACCGGCAAGTCGGTGCGCCACCGCGACGTTGCGATGGTCTACCAGCAGTTCATCAACTACCCGGCGATGACGGTGTACGAGAACATCGCCTCGCCGCTGCGCCGCCAGGGCAAGGACCGGGCGGAGATCGACGCCAAGGTGCGCCGCACCGCCGCGATGCTGCGGATCGAGCCCTACCTGCAACGGCTGCCGGCCGAGCTGTCGGGCGGCCAGCAGCAGCGCTGCGCCATCGCCCGTGCCCTGGTGAAGGGTGCCGGCCTGCTGCTGCTCGACGAACCGCTGGTCAACCTGGACTACAAGCTGCGCGAGGAACTGCGCGCCGAACTGCGCGAGATCTTCGCCGACGGCCGCACCACCGTCGTCTATGCCACCACCGAACCGCAGGAGGCGCTGGTCCTCGGCGGCGCCGTCACGGTGCTGCATGAGGGGCGGATGCTGCAGAGCGGCCCGACCGGCGAGGTGTTCCACGCCCCGGCCTCGCTGGAATGCGCCGAGGTGTTCAGCGATCCGCCGATGAATGTGGTGGACGCCATCCTGACCAACGACCGGGTGGCGCTGACCGACGGCACCAGCCTGCCGCTGTCGGCCCACGACCGCAACCTGCCGGCCGGTCCCTGCCGCGTCGGCATCCGCGCCAACCACCTGACGGTGCTGCGGCGGAGCGAGCGGCTGGTGCCGATCAAGGGCCGGGTCGCGCTGTCGGAGATCAGCGGGTCGGAGACCTTCATCCATCTGCGCCACGGCGGCACCACCCTGATCGCGCGCGAGGAGGGGGTGCACAGCCACCCGATCGGCAGCGAGATCCAGGTCTATGCCGATCCAGACCGCATCTTCGTCTTCTCCACCGCGGGCAAGCTGGTGGCGGCACCCAACTGGCGGCGCAGCGCGCTGCGCAACATCGCGTGA
- a CDS encoding carbohydrate ABC transporter permease — protein MDKVQDNRAWFLIIPVFVIVAFSAVVPLMTVVNYSVQEIFGPGQTFFVGTEWFENVLADERLHDALVRQIIYSLAVLLIEIPLGILIALGMPGGRSAKTSLTLVLLALPLLIPFNVVGTIWQIFGRGDIGLLGATFRALGIDYNYTSNSAHAWLTVLVMDVWHWTSLVALLCYAGLQSIPPAFYQAAKIDGASKWAVFRFIQLPKMRGVLIIAVLLRFMDSFMIYTEPFVLTGGGPGNSTTFLSQYLTQMAVGQFDIGKAAAFSIVYFLIVLLFSFVFYTIITRTGEGERK, from the coding sequence ATGGATAAGGTCCAGGACAACCGGGCTTGGTTCCTGATCATCCCGGTCTTCGTCATCGTCGCCTTCAGCGCCGTGGTGCCGCTGATGACGGTGGTCAATTATTCGGTGCAGGAGATCTTCGGCCCCGGCCAGACCTTCTTCGTCGGCACCGAATGGTTCGAGAATGTGCTGGCCGACGAGCGGCTGCATGACGCGCTGGTCCGCCAGATCATCTATTCGCTGGCGGTACTGCTGATCGAGATTCCGCTGGGCATCCTGATCGCACTCGGCATGCCGGGCGGGCGCAGCGCAAAGACCTCGCTGACGCTGGTGCTGCTGGCGCTGCCGCTGCTGATCCCGTTCAACGTCGTCGGCACCATCTGGCAGATCTTCGGGCGCGGCGACATCGGCCTCCTGGGCGCCACCTTCCGCGCCCTTGGCATCGACTACAACTACACCAGCAACTCGGCCCATGCCTGGCTGACCGTGCTGGTGATGGATGTCTGGCACTGGACCAGCCTGGTCGCGCTGCTGTGCTATGCCGGGCTGCAATCGATCCCGCCGGCCTTCTATCAGGCGGCCAAGATCGACGGCGCGTCGAAATGGGCGGTGTTCCGCTTCATCCAGCTGCCGAAGATGCGTGGCGTCCTGATCATCGCGGTGCTGCTGCGCTTCATGGATAGCTTCATGATCTACACCGAGCCCTTCGTGCTGACCGGCGGCGGCCCGGGCAACTCAACCACCTTCCTCAGCCAGTATCTGACGCAGATGGCGGTGGGGCAGTTCGACATCGGCAAGGCCGCGGCCTTCTCGATCGTCTATTTCCTGATCGTTCTGCTGTTCAGCTTCGTCTTCTACACCATCATCACCCGCACCGGCGAAGGAGAGAGAAAATGA
- a CDS encoding DeoR family transcriptional regulator: protein MDARLDADHRQQEIVALVHAKGMVQIQWLAEHFDVTPQTIRRDIEYLAGQSAVRRFRGGVTVPSSVENIAYSTRQTLMADEKRRIAEMAARHVPEDASLFLNIGTTTEAVARALLGHKRLRVLTNNLNVATILHKSTGFALSIAGGQVRERDGGIIGEATVEFIRRYKVDIGIIGISGIDSEGDLLDYDEQEVRVARAIIDSSRRVFLVTDHTKFGRNAMIRMADVGVLDALFTDRLPPPELLEVLNNADCQVHVADGSETAASEGEEAEE, encoded by the coding sequence ATGGACGCGCGCCTGGACGCCGACCACCGCCAGCAGGAGATCGTGGCCCTGGTCCACGCCAAGGGCATGGTTCAGATCCAGTGGCTGGCCGAGCATTTCGACGTCACGCCGCAGACCATCCGCCGCGACATCGAGTATCTCGCCGGCCAGTCGGCGGTCCGGCGGTTCCGCGGCGGCGTCACCGTGCCGTCGAGCGTGGAGAACATCGCCTATTCCACCCGCCAGACCCTGATGGCCGACGAGAAGCGCCGCATCGCCGAGATGGCCGCCCGCCATGTGCCGGAGGACGCCTCGCTGTTCCTCAACATCGGCACGACGACGGAGGCGGTGGCGCGGGCGCTGCTCGGCCACAAGCGGCTGCGGGTGCTGACCAACAATCTGAACGTCGCCACCATCCTGCACAAGAGCACCGGCTTCGCCCTGTCGATCGCCGGCGGGCAGGTGCGCGAGCGCGACGGCGGCATCATCGGCGAGGCGACGGTGGAGTTCATCCGCCGCTACAAGGTCGACATCGGCATCATCGGCATCAGCGGCATCGATTCCGAAGGCGACCTGCTGGATTACGACGAGCAGGAGGTGCGCGTCGCCCGCGCCATCATCGACAGCTCGCGCCGGGTCTTCCTGGTCACCGACCACACCAAGTTCGGCCGCAACGCCATGATCCGCATGGCCGATGTCGGGGTGCTCGACGCCCTGTTCACCGACCGGCTGCCGCCGCCGGAACTGCTGGAGGTGCTGAACAACGCCGACTGCCAGGTCCATGTCGCCGACGGCAGCGAGACGGCGGCAAGCGAGGGCGAGGAGGCGGAAGAGTAG
- the glpK gene encoding glycerol kinase GlpK, producing MSKAGHILAIDQGTTSSRAILFDGRGRPLAEARREFPQHYPGDGWVEHDPADILRDVRTVAREAVEKAGIDAAAIAAIGITNQRETAVVWDRATGEPIHRAIVWQDRRTAALCQDLVASGHAETVRAKTGLLIDAYFSATKIAWILDHVPGARARAERGELCFGTIDSFLIYHLTGRRVHATDATNASRTMLFDIHVQDWDDELLALFRVPRAMLPRVLDSADDFGATEPELLGRPIPIAGVAGDQQAAAFGQACLTPGMAKSTYGTGCFALINTGETPVVSKNRLLTTVAYRLNGKTAYAQEGSIFVAGAAIKWLRDGIGIITHASQTDDMATRVPDSHGVYFVPAFVGLGAPHWDSDARAAIFGMTLDVGPAHIARAALEAVAYQTRDLMEAMAGDWGGTINALRVDGGMAANDWLCQFLADLLAMPVERPKVIETTALGAASLAALRVGVFDGLGAVSDAWRSERRFEPRMEQGRRDRLYEGWRDAVARVRSPR from the coding sequence ATGAGCAAGGCCGGCCATATCCTCGCCATCGACCAGGGCACCACCTCGTCGCGGGCGATCCTGTTCGATGGCCGGGGACGGCCGCTGGCCGAGGCGCGCCGCGAGTTTCCGCAGCATTATCCCGGCGACGGCTGGGTCGAGCATGACCCGGCCGACATCCTGCGCGATGTCCGCACCGTGGCGCGCGAGGCGGTGGAGAAGGCCGGGATCGATGCCGCCGCCATCGCCGCCATCGGGATCACCAACCAGCGCGAGACCGCGGTGGTGTGGGACCGCGCCACCGGCGAGCCGATCCACCGCGCCATCGTCTGGCAGGACCGCCGCACCGCCGCGCTCTGCCAAGATCTGGTGGCGTCCGGCCATGCCGAGACGGTCCGTGCGAAGACCGGCCTGTTGATCGACGCCTATTTCTCCGCCACCAAGATCGCCTGGATCCTCGACCATGTGCCGGGTGCCCGCGCGCGGGCCGAGCGGGGCGAGCTGTGCTTCGGCACCATCGACAGTTTCCTGATCTACCATCTCACCGGCCGCCGGGTGCATGCCACCGACGCAACCAACGCGTCCCGCACCATGCTGTTCGACATCCATGTCCAGGATTGGGATGACGAGCTGCTGGCGCTGTTCCGCGTGCCGCGCGCCATGCTGCCCCGGGTGCTGGACAGTGCCGACGATTTCGGCGCCACCGAGCCCGAGTTGCTCGGCCGGCCGATCCCGATCGCCGGCGTGGCGGGCGACCAGCAGGCGGCGGCCTTCGGGCAGGCCTGCCTGACGCCGGGCATGGCGAAATCGACCTACGGCACCGGCTGCTTTGCGCTGATCAACACCGGGGAGACGCCGGTGGTGTCGAAGAACCGGCTGCTGACCACCGTCGCTTACCGTCTGAACGGCAAGACAGCCTATGCGCAGGAAGGCTCGATCTTCGTGGCGGGTGCGGCGATCAAATGGCTGCGCGACGGCATCGGCATCATCACCCACGCCAGCCAGACCGACGACATGGCGACCCGCGTGCCCGACAGCCACGGCGTCTATTTCGTCCCGGCCTTCGTGGGCCTGGGCGCGCCGCACTGGGATTCGGACGCCCGCGCCGCGATCTTCGGCATGACGCTGGACGTCGGCCCCGCCCACATCGCCCGCGCCGCGCTGGAGGCGGTGGCCTACCAGACCCGCGACCTGATGGAGGCGATGGCCGGCGATTGGGGCGGCACCATCAACGCGCTGCGCGTCGACGGCGGCATGGCCGCCAACGACTGGCTTTGCCAGTTCCTGGCCGACCTGCTGGCGATGCCGGTCGAACGCCCGAAGGTGATCGAGACCACGGCGCTGGGCGCCGCCAGCCTCGCGGCCCTGCGGGTGGGCGTGTTCGACGGGCTGGGCGCGGTGTCCGACGCCTGGCGCAGCGAGCGCCGCTTCGAGCCGCGCATGGAGCAGGGCAGGCGCGACCGCCTCTATGAGGGCTGGCGCGACGCGGTGGCGCGGGTGCGGTCGCCGCGCTGA
- a CDS encoding DUF2160 domain-containing protein, with amino-acid sequence MDLDWMAWTAPTAIFFVCIALMLAGMTVWELVSPTVEAKGFLPMRTTRGDRLFIGLLGSAFLHLGWLAATDLSLWGASAVSLLWVAAVIRFG; translated from the coding sequence ATGGATCTGGACTGGATGGCGTGGACCGCGCCGACCGCAATCTTCTTCGTCTGCATCGCCCTGATGCTGGCCGGCATGACGGTGTGGGAGCTGGTGTCGCCGACGGTGGAGGCCAAGGGCTTCCTGCCGATGCGCACCACCCGCGGCGACCGCCTGTTCATCGGCCTGCTCGGCAGTGCCTTCCTTCATCTGGGCTGGCTCGCCGCGACCGACCTGTCGCTGTGGGGCGCCTCCGCGGTCTCGCTGCTGTGGGTCGCGGCCGTCATCCGCTTCGGCTGA